Proteins found in one Mucilaginibacter gracilis genomic segment:
- a CDS encoding MBL fold metallo-hydrolase translates to MYSSPNFNGKVFVNPIPTKTGGDGNTMQLLAEAIKKHPNTKPAKTPGPFAVDYSKLNNLPTSTLRITWLGHSSLIIEIDGKRFLTDPVWRNASPIQYLGPQRFFPSPIPLDQLPHLDGIIISHDHYDHLDDATVVQLSKKGTPFYTSLGVGPILEKWGIPKQQITEFDWWQQLDLGNGFKITAAPSRHFSGRSIFNRNQTLWASYAIKGPVHNVYYGADSGIHPLFKEIGEKLGPFDIAMLEVGAYNDLWKDIHMGPDNATDAQLALNATLMMPIHWGTFNLAFHTWTYPAERVIECANQKNIDLILPAPGETYTYNAKGYVNKWWEAFM, encoded by the coding sequence ATGTATTCGTCGCCAAATTTTAACGGTAAAGTTTTTGTAAACCCTATCCCTACCAAAACCGGTGGCGATGGCAATACCATGCAATTACTTGCCGAAGCTATAAAAAAACATCCTAATACTAAACCCGCTAAAACGCCCGGCCCCTTTGCTGTTGATTATAGCAAACTAAACAACCTGCCTACTAGCACGCTTCGTATCACGTGGCTTGGTCATTCATCGCTAATTATAGAAATTGATGGCAAACGTTTTTTAACCGACCCGGTTTGGCGCAATGCATCGCCCATACAATATTTAGGGCCGCAGCGGTTTTTCCCTTCACCCATACCGTTGGATCAATTGCCGCACCTGGATGGTATCATTATTTCGCACGACCATTACGATCATCTTGATGATGCAACAGTTGTACAGTTATCCAAAAAAGGTACACCGTTTTATACCTCGTTAGGAGTTGGCCCCATACTTGAAAAATGGGGAATACCTAAGCAGCAAATAACCGAGTTTGACTGGTGGCAGCAACTTGATTTGGGCAACGGATTTAAAATAACAGCCGCTCCGTCACGCCATTTTTCGGGCAGGAGTATTTTTAACCGCAACCAAACTTTGTGGGCCTCGTATGCAATTAAAGGCCCCGTTCATAACGTATATTACGGTGCCGATTCGGGCATACACCCGCTGTTTAAAGAGATTGGCGAAAAACTTGGCCCCTTTGATATCGCCATGCTTGAAGTAGGTGCCTATAACGATTTATGGAAAGATATACACATGGGGCCCGATAACGCTACCGATGCGCAATTGGCATTAAATGCTACACTGATGATGCCTATACATTGGGGAACCTTTAATTTGGCCTTCCATACCTGGACATACCCTGCCGAGCGGGTTATTGAATGCGCAAACCAAAAAAATATTGACCTTATATTACCCGCCCCCGGCGAAACCTATACTTATAATGCCAAAGGGTATGTTAATAAATGGTGGGAAGCTTTTATGTAA
- a CDS encoding TIGR03643 family protein, with protein MISILKEGYATDTDRIIEMAWEDRTSFDAIRLQFGFTEQQVIALMRREMKLSSFKLWRKRVQGRITKHEKLGEQSSFRFKCSRQKQISGNKISKKNK; from the coding sequence ATGATTTCGATTTTAAAAGAGGGCTACGCTACGGATACAGACCGCATCATTGAAATGGCATGGGAAGACCGCACGTCCTTTGATGCGATCAGGCTGCAATTTGGCTTTACAGAGCAACAAGTGATAGCATTAATGCGGAGGGAAATGAAGTTATCGAGTTTTAAATTATGGCGTAAACGGGTTCAGGGCCGAATAACCAAGCACGAAAAATTAGGAGAACAGTCTTCGTTCAGGTTTAAATGTAGCCGGCAAAAGCAAATAAGCGGCAATAAAATCAGTAAAAAAAACAAATAG
- a CDS encoding glycoside hydrolase family 130 protein yields the protein MRLAIQRTSVKVNPDAKRVIARFFYNGEVRAKEVIQNVMQLSEQQVFDIISPILQEYSKRHRNITKVFQRHNNKLHNIFDQLKIDQEQVSNFRKLLIGAYFTHEYSIESAAFFNPSMIEDPDQSELEEGEKRMIISFRAVGEGHISSIAFRRALIDKDNNIEVIGAGNYIDEAEIIRNAVYNKKLFFEKAAVTQINISALNELEDKLEENFEYSSLRRIVLDSQKLETDDLKKLEFDKMLWLADSYYEIVFSLDTDISDRVIFPISEFERKGIEDARFVKFTHDDGSCTYYATYTAYDGAMIMPKLLETTDFIDFKVRPLYGAGAQNKNLALFPRKINGKYVMMSRIDGWNNYIMYSDKINVWEKPIRLQQPKFSWEFVQIGNCGSPIETEDGWLVITHGVGAMRRYVLGVSLLQLDDPSVIIGRLNEPLLIPNKDEREGYVPNVVYSCGSIIHNGKLILPYGLSDYGSSFALIELKDLLAKLKTES from the coding sequence ATGAGATTAGCCATTCAACGCACATCAGTTAAAGTAAATCCAGATGCCAAACGGGTTATAGCCCGTTTTTTTTATAACGGCGAGGTACGTGCCAAAGAAGTTATACAAAACGTGATGCAACTATCAGAGCAACAGGTTTTTGATATTATATCGCCCATTTTGCAGGAGTACTCTAAACGCCACCGTAATATTACCAAGGTTTTTCAAAGGCACAATAACAAACTCCATAATATATTTGATCAACTTAAAATTGACCAGGAACAGGTTTCAAACTTCCGCAAGTTGCTTATTGGCGCTTACTTTACTCATGAGTATTCTATCGAATCGGCAGCGTTTTTTAATCCGTCGATGATAGAAGATCCCGATCAAAGTGAGTTGGAAGAAGGCGAAAAAAGAATGATAATCAGCTTCAGGGCGGTGGGCGAGGGCCATATTTCTTCAATAGCCTTTAGGCGTGCTTTAATAGATAAGGATAACAATATAGAGGTTATTGGTGCCGGCAACTATATTGATGAGGCCGAAATTATACGCAATGCAGTTTACAATAAAAAGCTGTTTTTTGAGAAGGCGGCCGTTACCCAAATTAATATTTCGGCTTTAAATGAGTTGGAAGACAAGCTGGAAGAAAATTTTGAATACTCGAGCTTGCGCAGAATAGTGCTGGATTCGCAAAAGCTGGAAACCGACGATTTGAAAAAGCTTGAGTTTGACAAAATGCTTTGGTTGGCCGATTCGTATTACGAGATTGTATTTTCGCTGGATACCGATATATCAGACAGGGTAATATTCCCTATATCGGAGTTTGAACGAAAAGGTATTGAAGATGCACGCTTTGTGAAATTTACGCACGACGACGGCTCATGCACTTACTACGCCACTTATACAGCTTATGATGGCGCCATGATAATGCCCAAGTTATTAGAAACCACCGATTTTATTGATTTTAAAGTGCGCCCCTTGTATGGTGCAGGTGCGCAAAATAAAAACCTGGCCCTGTTTCCGAGGAAGATCAATGGTAAATATGTAATGATGTCGCGCATTGACGGGTGGAACAACTACATTATGTATTCCGATAAGATTAACGTTTGGGAAAAACCTATCCGGTTGCAGCAACCTAAGTTTTCGTGGGAGTTTGTACAAATTGGTAACTGCGGTTCGCCAATTGAAACCGAAGACGGCTGGCTGGTAATTACTCACGGCGTAGGAGCCATGCGCCGCTATGTGCTGGGCGTTAGTTTGCTACAGTTGGATGATCCGTCGGTGATTATTGGCCGCCTTAACGAGCCCCTGCTGATACCTAATAAGGACGAACGTGAGGGTTATGTACCCAATGTTGTGTATTCGTGCGGGTCGATAATTCACAACGGCAAGCTTATTTTGCCCTATGGCTTGTCCGACTATGGTTCGTCATTCGCACTTATTGAGTTAAAAGATCTTTTGGCCAAACTTAAAACCGAATCGTAA
- a CDS encoding phosphatidate cytidylyltransferase → MKKLNIALLLLVMVALSSCSVIGGIFKAGAVVGIVAVLVIIGIIFWIFSMFSGKQ, encoded by the coding sequence ATGAAAAAATTAAATATTGCGTTATTGCTCCTTGTTATGGTTGCACTGAGCAGTTGTTCGGTTATTGGAGGGATATTTAAAGCAGGTGCCGTAGTTGGCATTGTTGCCGTGCTGGTAATTATTGGCATCATATTCTGGATATTTTCGATGTTTAGCGGCAAACAGTAA
- a CDS encoding DUF3943 domain-containing protein: MNPKILAFTKYVLGLRVLLFLLFCSVAAYAQMPFDAQKLSPAKLRRINRRDSLMDKKRFGRAVIELGVDELFPWSLDRYIRKADYAKISFSTVWSHLNPGSWEFDNDEFQTNQFGHPYHGSYYFNAFRTNGHTFWESVPAAFVGSYIWETAAENQNPAPNDFINTSFGGVVLGEMTYRLANKIINNRSRGFKRQASEVVALLVNPTNGLNRILDGKWGRVMRNSNERDSSKVAMAIDGGFRRFGANNINGRFGWYGHLNVLYGTPYEDYKKAFSNININVEVGKDDSSKVNIVSVYGSLTGWELQSDSSMRHLVILSANYDYIHNEAFFYSGQSVKMNLFSQFMLSHKIKLNTIVGAGPVILAAVPDMYLYKGRNYDYGSGLGFNGSLKLTFDQRFAYAINYRGGWLKTINGNASHYFLHTVSNEVSYGFIKNTALVAEWGYFILKGHYDKHPEVNNTYPYLRASVRYSLDLK, encoded by the coding sequence ATGAACCCCAAAATACTCGCTTTTACTAAATATGTGCTTGGCCTTAGGGTATTATTGTTTTTACTTTTTTGTTCGGTAGCTGCTTATGCGCAAATGCCCTTTGATGCCCAAAAACTTAGCCCGGCTAAATTAAGGCGGATAAACCGGCGCGATAGTTTAATGGACAAAAAACGATTTGGCAGAGCTGTGATAGAATTGGGTGTAGACGAGCTTTTCCCCTGGTCGCTGGATAGGTATATCCGTAAGGCCGACTATGCAAAAATATCGTTTAGTACTGTATGGAGCCATTTGAATCCGGGCAGTTGGGAATTTGATAACGACGAATTTCAAACCAACCAATTTGGGCATCCTTATCATGGCAGTTATTATTTTAACGCATTTCGTACCAACGGCCACACCTTTTGGGAATCTGTTCCGGCGGCCTTTGTGGGTAGTTATATTTGGGAAACTGCTGCCGAAAATCAAAACCCGGCCCCTAACGATTTTATTAATACCAGCTTTGGCGGTGTAGTTTTGGGTGAGATGACGTATAGGCTTGCCAATAAAATAATAAATAACCGAAGCCGGGGTTTTAAACGGCAGGCAAGCGAAGTGGTGGCCCTGCTGGTTAACCCTACCAACGGCTTAAACCGCATATTAGATGGTAAGTGGGGCAGGGTGATGCGTAACTCCAACGAGCGCGATTCATCAAAAGTTGCAATGGCTATTGATGGTGGTTTTAGGCGTTTTGGGGCCAACAATATCAACGGACGGTTTGGATGGTATGGGCACTTAAACGTATTGTATGGTACACCTTATGAGGATTATAAAAAAGCTTTCAGTAATATTAATATCAATGTTGAGGTTGGCAAAGATGATAGCTCTAAGGTTAATATAGTAAGCGTGTATGGCTCGTTAACAGGTTGGGAGCTGCAATCGGATAGCAGCATGCGGCATTTGGTTATTTTATCTGCAAATTATGATTATATCCACAACGAGGCTTTTTTTTACAGCGGCCAAAGTGTAAAAATGAATTTGTTTTCGCAGTTTATGCTTAGCCATAAAATTAAACTGAATACAATAGTGGGTGCCGGGCCGGTTATACTGGCAGCCGTGCCGGATATGTATTTGTACAAGGGGCGCAACTACGACTATGGTTCGGGCCTTGGGTTTAACGGTAGCTTAAAGTTAACCTTTGACCAGCGTTTTGCTTATGCCATAAACTACAGGGGCGGATGGCTAAAAACCATAAACGGAAATGCATCGCACTATTTTTTGCATACGGTATCAAACGAAGTTAGTTATGGTTTTATAAAAAACACTGCGCTGGTGGCAGAGTGGGGCTATTTTATACTCAAAGGGCATTATGATAAGCATCCCGAAGTAAATAACACCTATCCGTATTTACGGGCATCGGTTAGGTATAGTTTGGATTTGAAATAA
- the trxA gene encoding thioredoxin: MALEITDANFEELVLKSDKPVLIDFWAEWCGPCRMVGPVVEEIAKDYADTAVVGKVNVDNNPGISMKFGIRNIPALLFFKNGEIVDKQIGAVPKSVLTGKLDKQLLSFS, translated from the coding sequence ATGGCTTTAGAAATCACCGATGCAAACTTTGAAGAGTTAGTATTAAAATCAGATAAACCAGTACTTATTGACTTTTGGGCTGAATGGTGTGGCCCATGTAGAATGGTTGGTCCGGTAGTAGAAGAAATAGCAAAAGACTATGCCGATACAGCAGTTGTAGGCAAAGTTAATGTAGATAATAACCCAGGCATATCAATGAAATTTGGTATCCGTAACATACCTGCCTTATTGTTTTTTAAAAATGGCGAAATTGTTGACAAGCAAATTGGTGCCGTTCCAAAATCTGTTTTAACAGGTAAATTGGATAAACAATTATTAAGCTTTAGCTAA
- a CDS encoding GAF domain-containing protein — protein sequence MPQKELERLQAVNRFLNLSIDKDQNLQEIVELASELCETPVALISLIDDDTYFLNFKVGTEINKTLRQDSFCQYLTNKNELLIVPDATLDSRFANSPHVTGNPHIRFYAGIALTTHDGHNLGSLCVIDPQPRPQLTRPQQHLLQIMGKRIVQIMEFEFSLQILKEQYLEAKDTEIKLRSFFESGTSCHLLLGKQLDVITYNKNMANFIRRIYNIDLQPGTMVNQILSGPALQRFEEECNIALDGMPIHQEREVKYPSENIWWDITFEPCYDAEGETIGVSFNANDITERKLHEQQIVAKNESLKNIAHIQSHDLRRPVASILGFMEIFKSSGYQSTKEELMMMESATKELDDKIRDIVTFTE from the coding sequence ATGCCCCAAAAAGAGTTGGAACGGCTACAAGCCGTTAACCGTTTTTTGAACCTTAGCATTGATAAGGATCAAAATTTACAAGAGATTGTAGAGTTAGCATCAGAGTTATGCGAAACTCCTGTGGCGTTAATAAGCCTTATTGACGACGATACTTATTTTTTAAATTTTAAAGTTGGTACCGAAATTAATAAAACGCTGCGCCAGGATTCGTTTTGCCAATACCTCACCAACAAAAACGAGCTATTAATTGTTCCGGATGCAACTTTAGATAGTCGTTTTGCTAACAGCCCTCATGTAACCGGAAACCCGCATATTCGTTTCTATGCCGGTATCGCCTTAACCACACACGATGGGCACAACCTGGGCAGCCTATGCGTTATAGACCCGCAGCCGCGGCCACAATTAACCCGTCCTCAACAGCATTTACTGCAAATAATGGGTAAACGCATTGTGCAGATAATGGAATTTGAGTTTAGTTTACAAATACTTAAAGAACAATATTTGGAGGCCAAAGATACCGAAATAAAACTTCGCTCGTTTTTTGAAAGCGGCACCTCGTGCCATTTACTATTGGGCAAACAACTTGATGTTATTACCTACAATAAAAACATGGCCAATTTTATAAGGCGAATTTACAATATCGACTTGCAGCCCGGCACAATGGTAAACCAGATATTAAGCGGGCCCGCACTTCAGCGTTTTGAAGAAGAATGTAACATTGCCCTGGACGGAATGCCGATACATCAGGAGCGGGAGGTTAAATATCCCTCGGAAAATATATGGTGGGATATTACCTTTGAACCCTGTTACGATGCCGAAGGTGAAACGATAGGAGTGTCGTTTAATGCTAATGATATTACGGAGCGCAAACTGCATGAGCAACAAATTGTAGCCAAAAACGAATCGCTTAAAAATATAGCCCACATACAATCGCACGATTTGCGGCGCCCGGTAGCTTCAATATTGGGTTTTATGGAGATATTCAAATCATCGGGCTACCAATCAACCAAAGAGGAATTGATGATGATGGAAAGTGCAACCAAAGAGCTTGACGATAAAATAAGAGACATTGTAACCTTTACCGAGTAA
- a CDS encoding DoxX family protein → MLLTILIIFSAVAFLFYGMLFFANSGMKQEFERYGLDRFRKLVGLLQLLGGLGLLVGLIWQPALVISSGGLSLLMAIGFGVRLKMKDGFLQSLPSFIFMLLNGYICFAAIFH, encoded by the coding sequence ATGTTGCTCACTATATTAATTATTTTTTCGGCTGTTGCATTCCTTTTTTACGGGATGTTGTTCTTTGCCAATTCCGGCATGAAGCAAGAGTTTGAACGCTATGGCCTGGATAGGTTTAGAAAACTCGTTGGCTTGCTGCAACTGCTTGGCGGGTTGGGGCTGCTGGTGGGCTTAATTTGGCAACCTGCATTGGTTATATCCTCCGGCGGCCTGTCTTTATTAATGGCAATTGGTTTTGGCGTAAGATTAAAAATGAAAGACGGATTTTTGCAGTCGTTACCGTCTTTTATTTTTATGTTATTGAATGGCTATATCTGCTTCGCTGCTATATTCCATTAA
- a CDS encoding MBL fold metallo-hydrolase gives MRDIYFRLALAALLLTAVVGCGVIKSMGNNPDGAALARLDTLPNYKDSGFQNLVKRPDSTVKHNRLFSILSNRRQPIRPCYKLPWVKTNLKTLAASAPTVVWFGHSSLLIKTIDCNILIDPVFSNHAGPVPGVMRAFGGTKHYHAKDMPPIDVLIISHDHYDHLDYRTFKKLRASIKMAVVPMGVGSHLIYWGFDPGKIIELNWNQSVTLPGVIVTATPAQHHSNRKFTQHDKTLWASYVIQLGSYRLFYGGDGGYGTHFEQIGRRYGPFDLALLECGQYNQPYVHLGLGQPAQAAVDLRARLLQPIHWAKFPEANHPWDEPIETLLQAAQKLGVQVNVPRIGEPYTLGDPPRQVIWWDF, from the coding sequence ATGAGAGATATTTATTTTAGGCTTGCGCTGGCTGCGCTGTTATTGACGGCAGTTGTTGGCTGTGGCGTAATAAAGTCAATGGGTAACAATCCGGATGGCGCAGCACTTGCCCGGTTGGACACTTTGCCTAATTACAAAGATAGCGGGTTCCAAAATCTGGTTAAACGTCCCGATTCCACTGTCAAACACAATAGGTTGTTTTCTATTTTAAGTAACCGCCGCCAACCCATACGGCCTTGTTACAAATTGCCATGGGTTAAAACTAATTTAAAAACACTGGCAGCAAGCGCGCCCACAGTGGTTTGGTTTGGGCATTCGTCTTTACTTATTAAAACCATTGATTGTAATATACTCATTGATCCTGTTTTTAGCAACCATGCCGGGCCGGTGCCTGGCGTGATGAGGGCGTTTGGAGGCACCAAGCATTACCACGCTAAGGATATGCCGCCAATTGATGTGCTAATTATTTCTCATGACCACTACGACCATTTGGATTATCGTACCTTTAAAAAACTGAGAGCCAGTATTAAAATGGCTGTAGTGCCAATGGGGGTGGGTTCGCATTTGATTTACTGGGGATTTGATCCTGGAAAAATTATTGAACTAAATTGGAACCAATCTGTTACCCTACCCGGAGTTATAGTTACCGCCACGCCAGCTCAGCACCACAGTAACCGTAAGTTTACCCAACACGATAAAACACTTTGGGCATCATACGTAATACAATTGGGCAGCTACCGGCTGTTTTACGGTGGCGACGGCGGGTATGGCACTCATTTTGAGCAAATAGGGCGGCGATATGGCCCGTTTGATTTGGCACTGTTGGAATGTGGCCAATACAACCAGCCATATGTTCATTTAGGTTTGGGCCAACCTGCGCAGGCTGCTGTGGACCTACGGGCTCGTTTGCTGCAGCCTATCCACTGGGCCAAGTTTCCGGAAGCTAATCATCCGTGGGATGAGCCTATAGAAACGCTTCTGCAAGCTGCGCAAAAGTTGGGTGTACAGGTAAACGTTCCCCGTATAGGCGAGCCTTATACTTTGGGCGACCCGCCCAGGCAAGTTATTTGGTGGGACTTTTAA
- a CDS encoding NADH:flavin oxidoreductase/NADH oxidase gives MPHLFSPLTIRGVQLRNRIAVSPMCEYSSTDGFANDWHLVHLGAMAVGGAALIITEATAVSPEGRISPADLGIWKDEHIAMLERITTFINQQGAVAGIQLGHAGRKASHTEPWSGGKQIPVLGGGWQTVGASGVAFGHDVEKPLELDKEGIAKVIADFKAATYRAIKAGFKVIELHGAHGYLIHEFLSPLSNQRTDEYGGSFENRIRLLLEIIDTVRGAWIAEYPLFVRISATDWTPDGWTAEDSVKLAAILKEKGVDLIDCSTGGNVPKAAIPVGPGYQVQFAEVVKKETDILTAAVGMITTPQQADEIIQTGQADLVLLAREHLRDPHFALRAAHVLGHDIKWPLQYERAKW, from the coding sequence ATGCCTCATCTTTTTAGTCCGCTAACCATTCGCGGCGTTCAACTCCGAAACCGCATAGCGGTATCGCCCATGTGCGAATATTCAAGTACCGACGGTTTTGCCAATGATTGGCACCTGGTGCATTTAGGTGCTATGGCCGTAGGAGGTGCCGCTTTAATAATAACCGAAGCCACGGCGGTATCGCCCGAAGGCAGAATATCACCCGCCGATTTGGGCATATGGAAAGATGAGCATATTGCCATGCTGGAACGTATAACCACCTTTATTAACCAACAAGGTGCGGTAGCGGGTATACAGTTGGGCCATGCTGGCCGTAAAGCCAGCCATACCGAACCCTGGAGCGGTGGCAAACAAATACCGGTATTAGGCGGCGGCTGGCAAACGGTAGGTGCAAGCGGCGTAGCTTTTGGACATGACGTAGAGAAGCCGCTTGAACTTGATAAGGAAGGTATTGCCAAAGTAATTGCCGATTTTAAGGCGGCTACCTACCGTGCTATTAAAGCAGGTTTTAAAGTGATTGAATTACATGGTGCGCACGGGTATTTGATACACGAGTTTTTATCACCTTTGAGTAACCAGCGTACCGATGAATATGGCGGCTCGTTTGAAAACCGCATACGCTTGCTATTAGAAATTATCGATACTGTAAGAGGAGCCTGGATTGCCGAATATCCGTTATTTGTACGTATTTCGGCTACCGACTGGACACCTGACGGCTGGACGGCCGAAGATTCGGTAAAGTTAGCGGCCATATTAAAAGAAAAAGGAGTTGATTTGATTGACTGCTCAACCGGTGGTAATGTACCTAAAGCTGCAATACCCGTTGGCCCTGGCTACCAGGTGCAATTTGCAGAGGTGGTAAAAAAAGAAACCGATATTTTAACTGCCGCTGTTGGTATGATTACTACGCCCCAACAAGCCGATGAAATTATACAAACCGGGCAGGCCGATTTAGTTTTGCTGGCCCGCGAACATCTACGCGACCCGCATTTTGCTTTACGCGCCGCACATGTATTGGGCCACGATATAAAGTGGCCATTGCAGTACGAAAGAGCAAAATGGTAA
- a CDS encoding DoxX family protein: protein MQTLSIYAQLVVAITVAYVWIFRYDNIVKEFKQYGIADLLRNFVGAAKIALSTLLIAGIWYPALVLVPALFMAGLMLCAQAAHFKVKNPFQKFVPSAFLLILCLFIAGVNSGLI from the coding sequence ATGCAAACACTCTCAATTTATGCCCAACTCGTTGTAGCCATCACGGTTGCCTATGTGTGGATATTCCGCTATGATAACATTGTTAAAGAATTTAAGCAATACGGCATTGCGGATTTATTACGCAATTTTGTGGGTGCCGCCAAAATAGCCCTATCAACACTTTTAATTGCCGGTATATGGTATCCCGCATTGGTATTGGTTCCGGCTCTTTTTATGGCGGGCCTCATGCTATGTGCACAGGCAGCGCACTTTAAGGTAAAAAATCCATTTCAAAAATTTGTCCCTTCGGCGTTTCTGTTAATCCTGTGTTTGTTTATAGCCGGAGTTAATTCCGGGTTAATTTAA
- a CDS encoding DUF58 domain-containing protein, which produces MPPSLSSNQQVQQLANLELLARQVVEGFITGLHQSPFHGFSVEFAEHRLYNNGESVKNIDWKLMARTDRLYVKQFEEETNLRSYLLLDTSSSMNYPDKGLSKMQFSVYAIAALMYLFKKQRDAFGLCFFSDKVDWLSRARSTSNHLFYLFAELERMYLQPRAKSQTDIAGVLHHIAEDVHQRSMIILFSDMLENGMDEQKAEALFSALQHLKHNKHEIVIFNVADNQKELAFDFSNQPHHFIDLESGEELRAHPNQIRGTYLNSLNNWRHQLQLKCAQYHIDLIDANIHDGFDKVLKAYLIKRNKMA; this is translated from the coding sequence ATGCCGCCATCGTTATCAAGCAACCAACAAGTACAACAATTAGCCAATTTAGAATTATTGGCCCGGCAGGTTGTTGAGGGTTTTATTACCGGCTTGCATCAAAGTCCGTTTCACGGGTTTTCGGTTGAGTTTGCCGAACATCGGCTGTACAATAATGGCGAATCGGTAAAAAACATTGATTGGAAGCTAATGGCCCGTACCGATAGGCTATACGTAAAGCAGTTTGAAGAAGAAACCAATTTACGCAGCTATTTACTGCTTGATACCTCATCAAGCATGAACTATCCCGATAAGGGCCTTAGTAAAATGCAGTTTTCGGTTTATGCTATAGCCGCTTTAATGTATTTGTTTAAAAAACAGCGCGACGCCTTTGGCTTGTGTTTTTTTTCGGACAAGGTTGATTGGTTGAGCCGGGCACGGTCGACCTCAAACCATTTATTTTATCTATTTGCCGAATTGGAGCGGATGTACCTGCAGCCGCGCGCCAAAAGCCAAACCGATATTGCCGGCGTTTTGCACCATATTGCTGAGGACGTGCATCAGCGATCAATGATAATCCTGTTTAGTGATATGCTTGAAAACGGGATGGACGAGCAAAAAGCGGAAGCTTTATTTTCGGCCCTGCAACATCTAAAACATAATAAACACGAGATCGTTATTTTTAATGTTGCCGATAACCAAAAAGAACTGGCTTTTGATTTTAGCAACCAGCCCCACCATTTTATTGACCTGGAAAGCGGCGAAGAGTTACGCGCACACCCTAACCAAATACGCGGCACCTACCTTAACTCACTCAACAACTGGCGGCATCAACTACAATTAAAATGCGCCCAATACCACATTGATTTAATTGATGCCAACATTCACGATGGTTTTGATAAGGTGCTTAAAGCCTACCTTATTAAACGAAATAAAATGGCCTGA